The window CGcttcttaaatatataatacCCGCAGCACCCAACAGGCTTCAAGAGTTTACAAAGCAGTAGGCTGTACCTGCTAGGCTGGCGCGTAGGAGCTCTCCCGTTTTGCTGCACCTAACTTCCTGCCTCACGCCTCTAGATCTGGTGGTTTCTGTGAGGCGAATTGAGCAACAGTTCCTGGAAACTGTCTCCCACAGGTGCCAGCTTGCTGTTGCATCTACTCTTGCATCTGCGCTGAGGCAGGTCAGTTTTCCTGACCCCTCCAGGACATGGGAATTTAGGTTAGAGTAGATTTCTCAGACATTACATGTCCAAGTTGATACTTTCAGGCTTTTTTTCTGACAATTATTTATTCCGTATGTACAGCTGTGTGCtcgcccacacacatgcatataacaagcattgtgtgtggaagtcagaggaaaactttcagGGATCCCTTGTCCCCTTTTACCATGTGGATCCTATGGCTTGTATAGCAAGTGCCTTTTCCTGCTAAACTACCTCACCAGCACTCATAGTTTGAACTGTATTACTGCcattacacacagagacaccaaaAGAAACTCTAGTCattattacttttacttttggGGAAGCATCTCACATCACTGCTGAAGAATATGAATTTTCAGGTTGCAAGCTTAGTGTGTAACTACCCCAGTACCGATCAGCTGAGGATGCTTATACCAAATATTTAAGCTCTCTGACTCTTGGCCCACATCTTTATAAATGTCTCTTACCGAGATGATGAACTTACTCAGAAGAAACGTCTAATGCAGTAACTCTTGGTGGAGCACAGCTCAAAAAAAATCAACCGTGCTAGGGTGCGGATTGTGAACTAGGCCCAAATTCTCAGGTGAATATGGTGGCTCAGTCTCCAGCCTGTAGAGCAATTAGGAAGGGGTGAGACCAGAGTCTAGTTGGAGGGCGTTAGGTCACTGGGGTTTGCTCTTCCAGGGATTCGAACCCCTTgattcctctttttcctctctttgccCATGTTTACTTCAGTGCACCCTCCCTTCCTCAATGTCCTAGGCCTAAAATCAAAAGAATCATTCAGTCATGGACTGATGCCTCTGAAAGTGTGAACCAGACTGATTGATAAGCACAGTCTATCACCTGTATTGACACTTAATTGTTCATTTCAGACTGTTATCAGCCCAATTATTCAAGTAGGACATTACTTTCTCAAAGATTCACTAGGTATAAAATATTCAACATTAATCGGATTATTTAAATAAACTTtgtatccatttatttattatttctttattcttggtTTAATGAGATGGAgtgttgctatgtagcctagacttATAGTGTcagtctctctgttttctgagtcATGGTATCACAGATGTGTGTGATCATGCCTACACCTGTCTTGCCTTTTCTGGTAATATGTTGAGAGCATCAATCTTGCAGAATATGatctaaaaagagaaatcaaaccATCCAGCTTATGAAGAGCTGGTTATGCTTTCTTTAGATAATTCCATGtcatttaaatattctaaataatGATTATTGATATAAGCTGGGCCCTATACATTGTATCAAGGCTGTGGTGCGGGAAGATGATTTCATTAAGTGTtgaaaagagaaggcagagctgagCCTGTTTCTCTCTTCCCCGACAAAAGTCTTTGTCACTGATTTGAATGCAACCCCCGTCGCtaattacaaaattaattcaCAACAGTGATGTCAGACCATTCTGTCCAGGTGTTATACATATTTGTTTTGTAACCTTTTGCTTATGAATTCTCCAAGATTAGGACCTTTGAGTCCACCTACAAAGTTAGGTGGCAGATCCATGTGGTGTCTAACATAACCCCAGGCCTAATGTGAGGCCCGCTGTGGATAGGGCAGCTTACTCTCTCTCATGGCTGTTTCCCACAATGCGGCTGCCCTTGCAAAGTTCTCTGTCACAGAGCTGAACATTTCGTTGGAACGCCCCTTAGTTCTGTAGGTCTTTCAGGTCCAACCCCAGCATAACGATCTGCCCTAAGCAGTCAAGATTACATTTAATTAGGATAGACACGCTATGCTCACTGAGAGAGTAAAATTGAGCATTGGTCCTCTCTGAGCATCTGATATTAGCTGTGCATTGTGCCGATGAGTCTATCCCCTCTCGCAAGTTCCCTTGCTAGACTCTATAACGCAGCCAGAACTTAAAAAGCCAGCCACACGCTGAGATTGTGCAAGCATCCGAAGACTTTACTTGGGAGTTTTATTGGAACAACATCATAAGTTTGGATGACAAGCCGAGAGGACCGAGGCCTTGAGCTGGAGTGTTCTAAACTCTCTGGTATGTTCGTGTGCAGGTGACATTATTTACTGCACTTTCCTAGGGGACAGAAAATGGATATTTCAGTAAAGCTGATCAAACTGACACCTAGAAAATATTAACTAAATGCTGTCCACATATGACACTTCTGGCAAGTTTGGAAAGAGATCTTTGTTAAATCATATAGCTACTGCTTATCTATGTTATGcatattggatatatatatatatatatatatatatatatatatatatatatatatatatatggagtttTCGGTTATACATTCAGAgataagaaaagaggaggaaatacAGCTTGGAATCTGAAGcttttatttaagtattttaaggCTCTACATGGAAGCATTTTTGCAATCTTACATACTGCCTGGTTTTTAAATAAGTATTCCAACTTACACGAATGTAACATTGCATGGCTTtcaaaggacagacagactcacatggtgttCAGTTCTCTCAGGAACTGTCTACCACTTAAGGAATTTGGGAGTCAGAGGGAGGTGAAATAACTTGCCCAAAGTTCTGATTTACAGAGATAAAACCTTGGAGTCTGGCATTCTTCTCCGTGAACTACACATTAGTTGCTGCTACTGAACCGTTGTTTGCCTATTGGCTAATGTTATTCTAAGAAGCTATAGACTCATTCGTAATCCTGCCACTTcaggaaaagaattaaagatttacaaaaaaaattcaaCCTTCCTTAGAGAACGAAAAATGGTGTGTCTTGAGAGTGAGGAGAGCGCGCTTCGTTTTCCTCAGCGCAGAGTTCGCATCTTGAACTACTTACACTACGTCAGAGGTTACCAGAGagagcttgcttgctttctttttcttttcttttcttttttttttttcattttggtgcTGGTAGAGTTTGGGATAAGAATCAGTGCCTAGCTTTCCTCCCCTCTTTAGAAGAGGGAAGGGTAACCTGGGAAgcaggaggggaggaaaaaggcTTAAAaaggcctgggggaggggaggggaagggaNNNNNNNNNNNNNNNNNNNNNNNNNNNNNNNNNNNNNNNNNNNNNNNNNNNNNNNNNNNNNNNNNNNNNNNNNNNNNNNNaggggagggaggggagggttgCGATGGTCAATTGGCCTACAGCGACTGAGCTTTAATCCGCCCTTTCTAGCTTTCTCAGGGTAGGGAACTCAGTGTATGAATCTGTTTCCTGGACTTTTAGACAGGACAGCGTGCCTTACCTCACGGGATTAGCGTGAGGATTATGCCAGTAAGAACGTGGGATTGTGTAGAAACACATCCTTGCCCTTACTTGCTTGAACTTCCACGCTTCAGCCTCACTCTTCTCTAagagctttcttttctcctgcacAATGACAAATCCAGAGGAACACCGCCTTCTGTCAGTGTTGAAACCCTGATTACACAATTCTGCACTTGCTTTTGTTCACGTGAGCGGGAGATCAGGGAacacactattttttaaattctttttagagCTTCAACTTCTCAACCCGTACGAGTTTCGAATTCTTACAAAGATATGGTTATCTGCGAATGCTTCCTTTCAACTCTTGTAAGAGAAGAAGCCAGGCTCATTTTCTGGCTTTAGGGCCCGGTATGCAGGTGCTTTTCTGGGAGCCAGTTCAGGAGTCAAGGAAACCCCAGAGCACTTACCACCACCATTTTCCCATCCACCAGCCTCCTGCGGATCGTGGCTTCCTTGCCATCCCAGTCCTGGACTTGAACCAAGGAGTCATTATCTAAGATTACTGTACTCTGTAAAACAGAACCAAAGTTAGGTCAGCGCCTATGAACCCTGATGTCCTAGAACTGCTAAATTCCAAGGTCACCCTGCAGATTTAAGATGGCATTTACAacgtttttttgttgttgttgttgttgttgatgattcGTCTGGGGAGAGGAAGATTTATAAGAATAAAAGTAACAACTTAAAAAAGTGAAACTTTATCTTTTACAGTGTAGAGGTCTTATGCTTACACATCACAAGTGGCTGTTTCAAGCACAGGAGACCAGTTCCCAGTGAGGCTGAAGGGAGCAAGGCCCCCCTCTCTTGTTCTTCCCCCCAGGGTTACTTTGTCTTTTGTCTGTGCTTCTTTAGTTTCTCTTGACAATTTTATCACAGATACCTGAGATGCCTTTATGAACTATTTCAGTCAAAAGTCTTTCAATTTACACATACCGGCATTTCAAGTCTCATGTTTATTGAACCTCTGTCGAAAGGGTATAATAATTCTTTTTATCAGAATATTACCCTTAGCAGAGGTCAGCTGAGGGcattaactcaaaacaaaacacacacacacacacacacacacacacacacacacacaaagaatttgTTGATAGACTATTCTATAGCAACTACTAGGCGCTGGGAACGGACAGCAGGCTCCATTGTTAAGATGAGCAACCTACTATGGGGAAACTGGTAACACAATTAATAAAATACCAGGAAAgtatttattacaaataaatgcTGCATTTCTATCGGTGGTAGAAGATACAAGGAAAAACTATGTGTGCCACGTTCTAGCTATGAATGCAGAGCCTGGAGACTCTTTACCTTGTTCACCAAGGAGACCACGCTTGTAATGGTGCAGTTGCAAGAACGAGGTGTTTAAACCTCCTTTGGCCTGGGTCCCTGGAGATTAAAAGCCAcaaacatccccccccccccccNNNNNNNNNNNNNNNNNNNNNNNNNNNNNNNNNNNNNNNNNNNNNNNNNNNNNNNNNNNNNNNNNNNNNNNNNNNNNNNNNNNNNNNNNNNNNNNNNNNNNNNNNNNNNNNNNNNNNNNNNNNNNNNNNNNNNNNNNNNNNNNNNNNNNNNNNNNNNNNtctgtctctctctctctctctctctctcacacacacacacacacacacacacacacacacaaacacactcaacCCTCCTCATCTTCACCCCAACACTTCATATGTATTCTGAGTTACAAATAATTCTCCATTGTTTTTGGCCATTAAGAACCTTAAGCTCATTTGTTACAGGGTCATAACCTCATTGATATCAGCGAATATAAGTCGTGTTCATTGTAAAATTCTATGTGcaatgttgcaggaaatattaaaaaagatcactCCACAAACTCTCTTGCCCCGCCAGTACCAgccggccacatcactatgtcctggcgggctcctgctattttctcccagctaggaAGATCATCTTGCTTACAGGCAACACTCCCCACACCCCACAacagtcatctagcgcctagttaccccggaagaaacatgactcttaaggcttaattatccaatcaggtttacaTACCAATAAGATCAcgatttacaagatgccaatacaataatttcagagccaaatgagaaagataatgctttaacccaattattctaaccttgggAAGACCTTAGCTACCTGtagctgtttaaaaccacacggGTCTGGATCGTCTTCCTCTTCACCTGTCTCTATGAtgatttctcctgcttctctctgacctctgacctcctcgcCCTAAGcttctagctccgcctccctAGTCCTGTGCagtcacagacctgtcactgccctaatgtgattggacaaatAAAATGCTGAAACGGTGCAAAGCCCACAGAATGACCGGGAGTATGGCTCTGCAAACGTGGTCCACTGAGCGTCGGCGCCAGACTCAGTGCCTTGTGTGCATTTTCAGGTGCCCACCAAAGAATTGTATTCTCCCACCCAGGGGCAAATGTACACAGGCCAACTTCACAGGGCCTAGAGCCACCTGAGAGGAATCTTAAGGAGGAATTATCTTGATCAGGTTGGCCTGTTGGTATGTCTAGGGGGTTGCCCTGATGCTCAACTGATGTAGGAAGCCCCAGCCTCCCCGTTCCCACCCTTGTAAGGTACAATTCTCTGTGCTGAGAAATACCTGGGCTGGGGGAGGCTGAACAGTCTAAGGAGAAGAAAACCCACTACAGAAGAAAACAGGCAAGGATGTGTTggtttttctctgctcttgatgGTGGTTATGATGTGACAGCTGCCTgacttcctgccttgactccccGAAATGATGGACCCGGACATGGAACtgtgagtcaaataaacccttcttctctAAGTTTCTTCTTGTCGGGGTGTTTATTTAGCTCATTggcagaaatgaaactagaacaagtAATAAAATACATCTCCCACCTCCAAGGGATAAAAACACAAGAATCCAAAGAGTCGTAATGTCTATTTGCCTTCAAGATCTTCCAGCTTAGTGTTTAGGCGAAAATTCGTCTAGGAGACTCTTAAAATGTATGTTGGTTGTTAGATTCCCTAGTACAATATCTCTAATTAACCTCTGTGTGCAGGGTCGCTGAAGGTCTGGGGTAAGGCCTCACCTTGCTTTTGCGGCCACGTGGTGTGATTtcctcaaactcctctcccagcttGAAGGACATCTCCTTGTTTTTGAAGATGCTCCTGGTTTTGATGGTGATCAGATCTCCGGCCCTGCTAATGGTCACGGTGGGCTTTGCCAGACAGCCCAGTTTCCTGCTGGCTCTTCCTACTCCTGGGAGGTCACAGACGAATACTTACACCTGGTGTTCATTTCAAGGACACCTTCTATTCTCACAATTCTTTCCCTAGGAGGAGGATCCTGCAGTAGGCAGGCTTCATGCTATATGAGTTCAAATATCTAttattcttgtatttatttatttgcctgtaGTGTGCGTACGTGTGTTTGGGTTGTGTTTACTTATTTGTGCGCATACACAGTGTGTGCGTTATGCAGTGTGTGCGTATgtgatgtgtgcatatgcagTGTGCGCGTATGCAGTGTGTGCGTATGCAGTGTGTGCATTATGCAGTGTGTGCGTATGCAGTGTGCGCATACACAGTGTGTGCGTAtgcagtgtgtgcatatgtgtgtttgagttGTTTGCTCTCTAGTACACtttttaatgttatatattttattatttaaaaattgcaaataaataaaaacattatacaCCAAAACTTTCCAGACACAAAGTTTTATTCAACTCAGCACTACATATTTTATTGCAGCAAAATACTCATCAGACAAATTTACCATTAAATGTGCAATAATTGGCATTATATGCATTATAATGTTGCACAGCCAACTCT is drawn from Mastomys coucha isolate ucsf_1 unplaced genomic scaffold, UCSF_Mcou_1 pScaffold17, whole genome shotgun sequence and contains these coding sequences:
- the Fabp12 gene encoding fatty acid-binding protein 12, producing the protein MVDQFQGTWKSVSCENFENYMKELGVGRASRKLGCLAKPTVTISRAGDLITIKTRSIFKNKEMSFKLGEEFEEITPRGRKSKSTVILDNDSLVQVQDWDGKEATIRRRLVDGKMVVESAVNNVTCTRTYQRV